A single Triticum dicoccoides isolate Atlit2015 ecotype Zavitan chromosome 2A, WEW_v2.0, whole genome shotgun sequence DNA region contains:
- the LOC119359571 gene encoding uncharacterized protein LOC119359571 has translation MATLWRQPSLEFDVKVVRVAGVEARLEGGLFVRYYVPAGDGRRRIRVDTREVPCGAGGDDVLWGERVRFQLAGNAGAVAAPGKVAFELRWRPRPSSSGLAAFLGTGRPSSRVLARAELALSARAKSASEESWLRLSPAGRELGGGCKAPKLLVEVKVVHAVAAADRVAVQARKFGGVNECCRGVERCGSCGWVGTEEDMFLAATFTQ, from the coding sequence ATGGCGACCCTGTGGAGGCAGCCGAGCCTCGAGTTCGACGTCAAGGTCGTCCGGGTCGCCGGCGTCGAGGCACGGCTCGAGGGCGGCCTCTTTGTGAGGTACTACGTCCCGGCGGGCGACGGGAGGCGGCGGATCCGCGTGGACACGCGCGAGGTCCCGTGCGGCGCCGGGGGCGACGACGTGCTCTGGGGCGAGCGCGTGCGCTTCCAGCTGGCGGGCAACGCCGGGGCCGTCGCCGCGCCGGGCAAGGTCGCGTTCGAGCTCCGGTGGAGGCCGCGCCCGTCGTCGTCCGGGCTCGCGGCGTTCTTGGGAACAGGGAGGCCGTCGTCGCGCGTGCTGGCGCGGGCCGAGCTCGCCTTGTCGGCGCGCGCGAAGTCGGCGTCGGAGGAGAGCTGGCTGAGACTCTCGCCAGCGGGCCGGGAGCTGGGCGGCGGGTGCAAGGCGCCCAAGTTGCTCGTGGAGGTCAAGGTCGTCCACGCCGTAGCGGCGGCCGATCGCGTGGCCGTGCAAGCGAGGAAGTTCGGCGGCGTCAACGAGTGCTGCCGTGGCGTCGAGCGCTGCGGTAGCTGCGGCTGGGTCGGCACCGAGGAGGACATGTTCCTCGCGGCGACGTTTACTCAATAG